A stretch of Fundicoccus culcitae DNA encodes these proteins:
- a CDS encoding CTP synthase: MTQYIFVTGGVVSSIGKGIVAASLGRLLKNRGLKIAIQKFDPYINVDPGTMSPYQHGEVFVTDDGTETDLDLGHYERFIDENANKYSSVTTGKIYSEVLMKERRGDYLGATVQVIPHITNTIKEKILRAGETTNADIVITEVGGTVGDIESLPFLEALRQMRSQVGHNNVLYIHTTLVPYLRAAGEMKTKPTQHSVKELRSLGIQPNILVVRTEQPLPLSMKEKLALFCDVDVNAVIESLDVETLYAIPLSLQEQKMDELVVNHFGLDVPAADMTAWNDLTNSIMNLKHMVKIALVGKYVSLQDAYLSVVEALKHSGFSIDSDIDIKWIDAEKLNRDNLETELGDVDGILVPGGFGHRGIEGKLLAIQYARENDVPYLGICLGMQLACVEYARNVVGIQDADTGEENPDAADKIIDLMPDQANHDDLGGTLRLGLYPCAIKPGTLAHKLYLNQDLVEERHRHRFEFNNDYRQIMEENGMVFSGLSPDGKLVEIIELPSHPFFIAAQFHPEFISRPNRPQRLFVGFVTASLDRQNQRKTAKN, encoded by the coding sequence ATGACTCAGTATATCTTTGTAACAGGTGGCGTTGTTTCATCTATAGGAAAAGGAATTGTAGCAGCATCTCTTGGTCGCTTGCTAAAAAATCGTGGCTTAAAAATTGCCATTCAAAAATTTGATCCATACATCAATGTGGACCCAGGAACCATGAGTCCCTACCAACATGGAGAGGTTTTTGTGACAGATGATGGAACCGAAACAGACCTGGATTTAGGCCACTATGAACGCTTCATTGATGAAAACGCCAATAAATATTCCAGCGTAACCACCGGGAAGATTTATTCGGAAGTTTTAATGAAAGAACGCCGGGGAGATTATTTAGGCGCAACCGTCCAAGTCATTCCACATATCACCAACACAATTAAAGAAAAAATCTTGCGTGCAGGTGAAACAACCAATGCCGATATTGTCATTACCGAAGTTGGCGGTACGGTAGGTGATATTGAATCCTTGCCTTTCCTAGAGGCTTTGCGTCAAATGCGTTCGCAAGTCGGACACAACAATGTTTTGTATATTCATACCACTTTAGTGCCGTATTTAAGAGCGGCGGGTGAAATGAAAACAAAACCCACGCAACACTCCGTCAAAGAATTACGTAGTTTAGGAATTCAACCCAACATACTCGTTGTCAGAACGGAACAACCTTTGCCCTTATCCATGAAAGAAAAATTAGCCTTGTTCTGTGATGTGGATGTCAATGCAGTAATCGAATCGCTTGACGTGGAAACATTATATGCCATCCCCTTAAGTTTACAAGAACAAAAAATGGATGAACTGGTTGTTAACCATTTTGGCTTAGATGTTCCAGCTGCCGATATGACAGCGTGGAATGACTTAACCAACAGCATTATGAACTTAAAACACATGGTAAAAATTGCTCTTGTGGGTAAATATGTGTCTTTACAAGATGCCTACTTGTCCGTTGTCGAAGCGCTGAAACATTCCGGCTTTTCCATCGATAGTGATATTGATATTAAATGGATTGATGCAGAAAAACTCAACCGCGACAACCTTGAAACCGAATTAGGTGATGTCGATGGTATTTTAGTACCAGGCGGTTTTGGACACCGTGGCATTGAAGGCAAATTACTTGCCATTCAGTATGCCCGTGAAAATGACGTTCCTTATTTAGGTATTTGTTTAGGCATGCAATTAGCCTGTGTGGAATATGCGCGGAATGTCGTCGGCATTCAAGATGCTGATACAGGAGAAGAAAATCCCGATGCAGCCGATAAAATCATCGACCTCATGCCAGATCAAGCCAACCATGATGATCTTGGTGGTACCTTACGTTTAGGTCTCTACCCATGCGCCATTAAACCAGGCACGCTAGCGCATAAATTATACTTAAACCAAGATTTAGTTGAAGAACGTCACCGCCACCGCTTTGAATTTAATAACGATTATCGCCAAATTATGGAAGAAAACGGCATGGTCTTTTCAGGCCTTAGCCCAGATGGTAAATTAGTTGAAATTATCGAATTGCCATCCCACCCATTCTTTATTGCAGCCCAATTCCACCCAGAATTCATCTCAAGACCCAACCGCCCACAACGCCTATTTGTCGGCTTTGTGACCGCCAGCCTTGACCGCCAAAACCAACGAAAAACCGCCAAAAACTAA
- the fba gene encoding class II fructose-1,6-bisphosphate aldolase, translated as MSRLVSMTEMLNKAKEGKYAVGQFNINNLEWTQAVLTAAQENNSPIILGVSEGAGKYMGGPTVVSAMVNALLEAMDITVPVALHLDHGSSFEKCKEAIDAGYTSVMIDGSHDPIDDNITLTKKVVEYAHARGVSVEAEVGTVGGEEDGVIGGVKYADLEECKRMVTEAGVDALAAALGSVHGTYDGEPKLGFDEMKAISEATNAPLVLHGGSGIPEHQVKRAIEYGHAKINVNTELQQQFTKAVRELLDTDKKVYDPRKVLKPGVQAIIDTTKSTMDMFGSTGKA; from the coding sequence ATGAGTCGTTTAGTAAGTATGACAGAAATGCTCAACAAAGCAAAAGAAGGAAAATACGCAGTCGGCCAATTTAACATTAACAATTTAGAGTGGACACAAGCGGTTCTAACTGCAGCTCAAGAAAATAACTCACCAATTATTTTAGGTGTATCTGAAGGTGCAGGAAAATATATGGGTGGCCCTACAGTTGTTTCAGCAATGGTAAATGCTTTATTAGAAGCAATGGATATCACTGTTCCAGTTGCACTTCACTTAGACCACGGTTCAAGTTTTGAAAAATGTAAAGAAGCAATCGACGCTGGCTACACCTCAGTCATGATTGATGGCTCCCATGACCCAATTGATGATAACATTACCTTAACGAAAAAAGTGGTTGAATACGCACACGCACGCGGCGTTTCAGTAGAAGCTGAAGTAGGTACTGTTGGCGGTGAAGAAGACGGCGTTATCGGTGGCGTTAAATATGCTGACCTTGAAGAATGTAAACGTATGGTAACGGAAGCAGGCGTTGACGCTTTAGCAGCAGCTTTAGGTTCTGTTCACGGAACTTACGATGGCGAACCTAAATTAGGTTTCGACGAAATGAAAGCTATCTCTGAAGCAACAAACGCACCACTTGTTTTACACGGCGGTTCTGGAATCCCTGAACACCAAGTAAAACGTGCGATCGAATACGGACACGCAAAAATCAACGTTAACACTGAATTACAACAACAATTCACTAAAGCCGTTCGTGAATTACTAGACACCGACAAAAAAGTTTACGACCCACGTAAAGTCCTAAAACCAGGTGTTCAAGCCATCATCGACACCACTAAATCAACAATGGACATGTTCGGCTCAACCGGTAAAGCTTAA
- a CDS encoding ABC transporter substrate-binding protein, with protein sequence MKKFLKLMTTIALSSSIAMTGLNPLFASAQEGEVIELEWWYAFTGSSQENNDALTQQFNETVGAEEGIHVTATTQGNYNDIYTKIQAGFVAGEVPHVSVVNSLSIVQFGKNNMLEPLEPYADQEAMDDFYPGLLLNSYYDGVQYGYPYLRSTPIMYYNSSLFGELGIDENLDTLDNVLTAAQTLVDNGHDGLGLVADQWHFDGLLRQNGGGWLNEDQTEAITASPENQEIFQKLRDAQAAGIVKFYNSGDEIAQAYTNQQVGMWFQSTGSLTNTLQIAEDQGFEINTAFIPTNSDVRNVPTGGNNIAMIAGHSEEEKEAAAIFMNWLVQPEQVVHSHIVTGYLPTRQSVADNEQIVALYEETPQFRTALEQLDYAGIEPNAPGYAEIVQVEQEMIQEIFITDTDLEEILTRTQENINQILEANR encoded by the coding sequence ATGAAAAAATTTTTGAAATTAATGACAACAATTGCGTTATCATCATCAATTGCAATGACAGGATTAAATCCTCTTTTTGCTTCTGCACAAGAGGGAGAAGTAATTGAGTTAGAATGGTGGTATGCATTTACGGGATCATCTCAAGAAAACAATGATGCTTTAACTCAACAATTCAACGAAACAGTTGGTGCTGAAGAAGGTATTCATGTAACTGCAACAACACAAGGAAATTATAATGACATTTATACAAAAATCCAAGCAGGATTTGTTGCAGGAGAAGTTCCTCACGTTTCTGTTGTCAATTCATTATCAATCGTTCAATTTGGTAAAAATAATATGTTAGAACCATTAGAACCGTATGCTGATCAAGAAGCAATGGATGATTTTTATCCAGGTTTATTACTAAATAGTTACTATGATGGTGTTCAATATGGGTATCCATATTTAAGAAGTACACCAATTATGTACTATAATTCTTCATTGTTTGGAGAATTAGGCATTGATGAAAACTTAGACACATTAGATAATGTTTTAACTGCTGCTCAAACTTTAGTTGACAATGGTCATGATGGATTAGGTCTTGTTGCAGATCAATGGCATTTTGATGGTCTTCTTCGTCAAAACGGCGGTGGTTGGCTAAATGAAGATCAAACTGAAGCAATAACTGCTTCACCGGAAAACCAAGAAATTTTCCAAAAATTACGTGATGCTCAAGCAGCAGGAATTGTAAAATTCTATAACTCTGGTGATGAAATTGCTCAAGCTTATACAAATCAACAAGTTGGTATGTGGTTCCAATCAACTGGCTCTTTAACAAATACACTTCAAATTGCTGAAGACCAAGGATTTGAAATTAATACTGCATTCATCCCAACTAATTCTGATGTACGTAATGTTCCTACCGGTGGTAATAATATCGCTATGATTGCTGGTCACAGTGAAGAAGAAAAAGAAGCTGCTGCAATCTTTATGAACTGGTTAGTACAACCTGAACAAGTAGTACATTCACATATCGTAACTGGGTATTTACCAACTCGCCAAAGTGTAGCGGATAATGAACAAATTGTTGCTTTATATGAAGAAACACCACAATTCAGAACAGCATTAGAGCAATTAGATTATGCTGGAATTGAACCAAATGCACCTGGATATGCTGAGATTGTTCAAGTAGAACAAGAAATGATTCAAGAAATCTTCATCACAGATACAGATTTAGAAGAAATTTTGACAAGAACGCAAGAAAATATTAATCAAATATTAGAAGCGAATCGTTAA
- a CDS encoding glycerophosphodiester phosphodiesterase, translated as MRIVDNKEDIFVCGHRGYMARYPENSLLAVFKAIEAGVDAVEIDLHYTKDKKIVLLHDDSIDRTTNGTGLIKDLTLQELDNVKLYNPNGTLSDEKIPTFIEYLEMTKAYPELEHFIEIKTQDDSVELFHEVYEILKDYDLLDSLLTTFDYRVTKAAIEKNMPVQSFGYDLMQYLDKDEIYEDDYLKSLTVIGLFINSATPELVAKYKEYGLQMTIVPIDSDEDIEKATQLGLNLLACNEIQPAIQYRNRLREV; from the coding sequence ATGAGAATAGTCGATAATAAAGAAGATATTTTTGTATGCGGACATAGAGGGTATATGGCACGTTATCCTGAAAATTCATTGTTAGCTGTATTTAAAGCGATAGAGGCAGGCGTAGATGCCGTTGAGATTGATTTGCATTATACAAAAGATAAAAAAATTGTTCTTTTACACGATGATAGCATTGATCGAACCACTAATGGTACAGGATTAATTAAAGACTTAACGCTGCAAGAATTAGATAATGTTAAATTATATAATCCTAATGGTACATTGAGTGATGAAAAAATCCCTACTTTTATCGAATACTTGGAAATGACTAAAGCCTATCCAGAATTGGAACATTTTATTGAAATTAAGACGCAAGACGATAGTGTTGAATTATTTCATGAAGTATATGAAATATTAAAGGACTATGATTTATTAGATAGTTTATTAACGACATTTGATTACCGTGTCACTAAAGCAGCTATCGAAAAAAATATGCCAGTTCAATCTTTCGGATACGACCTAATGCAATATTTAGATAAAGATGAAATATATGAAGATGATTATTTAAAATCTCTTACAGTTATCGGTTTGTTTATTAATTCTGCAACACCTGAATTGGTTGCAAAATACAAAGAGTATGGTCTACAGATGACAATAGTACCCATTGATTCAGATGAAGACATTGAAAAAGCGACTCAATTAGGACTGAATTTATTAGCTTGTAATGAAATTCAACCAGCTATTCAATATAGAAATAGACTTAGAGAGGTATAA
- a CDS encoding ABC transporter ATP-binding protein yields MASIELKNIEKKFGNNIIIPDLNLTIQDGSFTVLIGPSGCGKTTTLRLIAGLEEATGGEIFIDGKLMSKVEPGDRDIAMVFQNYALYPTMTVRENIEFGLINNKVPKNKREELISEISEIVDLTAHLDKKPGALSGGQRQRVALARAMVKKPKVFLMDEPLSNLDAKLRSQMRIELSELHKKLKTTFVYVTHDQTEAMSMATDIILMNHGEIQQKDSPKKIYGDPNNIFTAQFIGSPSMNLYRIADIPNFNPRLNNAVYVGFRSSSAVIKSDEDVKDNDLVFETIINTRELLGSEIIYNTNASFGKVHFKTFQQDELPLDSTVELFIDDSRLYYFDADEQRIRG; encoded by the coding sequence ATGGCATCTATTGAATTAAAAAATATCGAAAAGAAATTTGGGAATAATATCATAATTCCTGATTTAAATTTAACGATTCAAGATGGAAGTTTTACAGTTTTAATCGGACCTAGTGGTTGTGGGAAAACAACTACTTTAAGATTAATTGCTGGGTTAGAAGAAGCAACGGGTGGAGAAATATTTATTGATGGAAAATTAATGAGTAAAGTCGAACCTGGCGATCGTGATATAGCTATGGTTTTTCAAAACTATGCTTTATACCCGACCATGACCGTACGTGAAAATATTGAATTTGGTTTAATAAACAATAAAGTTCCTAAAAATAAACGTGAAGAATTAATTTCTGAGATATCAGAGATTGTTGATTTAACAGCTCACTTAGACAAAAAACCAGGTGCCCTGTCCGGTGGACAGCGTCAAAGAGTGGCTTTGGCTCGAGCGATGGTAAAAAAACCAAAAGTTTTCTTAATGGATGAGCCATTATCTAATTTAGATGCAAAGCTTCGTTCACAAATGAGGATTGAGTTGAGTGAGTTACATAAAAAGTTAAAAACAACATTCGTATACGTTACGCATGATCAGACTGAAGCCATGTCAATGGCAACAGATATCATCTTGATGAATCATGGGGAAATTCAACAAAAAGATTCACCTAAAAAAATCTATGGAGATCCTAACAATATTTTTACCGCTCAATTTATTGGATCGCCATCAATGAATTTATATCGTATTGCAGATATCCCTAATTTTAACCCCCGATTAAATAATGCTGTTTATGTAGGATTTAGATCATCATCCGCTGTGATTAAAAGTGATGAAGATGTAAAAGATAATGATTTGGTCTTTGAAACAATTATAAATACTAGAGAATTGTTAGGTTCAGAAATCATTTATAATACAAATGCTTCATTCGGAAAAGTTCATTTTAAAACTTTCCAACAGGACGAATTACCGTTAGATTCTACAGTTGAGTTGTTTATTGATGACAGTCGCCTTTATTATTTTGATGCTGATGAACAGAGAATAAGAGGTTAG
- a CDS encoding carbohydrate ABC transporter permease: MEITNQRKKFNWKPVVFIVPAMIVLIVFNIYPLIRMVYNSFFNWNMISDMKFIGFENYERLFNSSDFYQILGNTVFYVIFTVAAGMILGLLLALYLSKDTPINRFLQSVSFMPYVVSMASISLLMSWMMNYDYGFINYFLSLFGIEPINWLGDPDVAMTSLVIISVWKNLGYNALILISALQSIPRHLYEAASLDNASRWRVFTKISLPMISPTIFFLTIISIINSFKMFETANIMTQGGPLNATTTLVYAIYEEGTLYFKVGYASAIGVVLLVILAVLTIIYFRLLSRRVHYQ, translated from the coding sequence ATGGAAATAACTAATCAACGAAAAAAATTTAATTGGAAGCCGGTTGTATTTATTGTTCCTGCAATGATTGTTTTAATTGTTTTTAATATCTATCCACTTATTAGAATGGTTTACAATAGTTTTTTTAATTGGAATATGATATCTGATATGAAATTTATAGGATTTGAAAATTATGAACGACTGTTTAACAGTAGTGATTTTTATCAAATACTAGGTAATACGGTGTTTTACGTTATCTTCACTGTAGCGGCAGGGATGATTCTTGGTTTATTATTAGCATTATACTTAAGTAAAGATACTCCAATCAACCGTTTCTTGCAGTCAGTATCCTTTATGCCATATGTAGTCTCAATGGCATCTATTTCACTATTAATGTCATGGATGATGAATTATGATTATGGTTTTATTAATTATTTTTTATCGTTATTTGGTATAGAACCCATTAATTGGTTAGGTGATCCAGATGTTGCAATGACTTCATTAGTAATCATATCTGTATGGAAAAATCTGGGCTACAATGCATTAATACTAATTTCCGCCTTGCAAAGTATACCTCGACATTTATATGAAGCAGCAAGTCTGGATAATGCAAGTAGATGGAGAGTTTTTACTAAGATCAGCCTTCCAATGATTTCGCCGACAATTTTCTTTTTAACCATTATAAGTATAATTAACTCATTTAAAATGTTTGAAACAGCAAATATTATGACTCAAGGTGGGCCTCTCAATGCTACAACCACGTTAGTATATGCTATTTATGAAGAAGGAACGTTATATTTTAAAGTAGGATACGCATCTGCCATCGGCGTTGTGTTATTAGTTATTTTAGCCGTTTTGACGATAATTTATTTCCGTCTATTATCTCGTCGAGTTCATTATCAGTAG
- a CDS encoding carbohydrate ABC transporter permease, with product MKPLVKISKIIMNTLIFLVFAFPFFWLVSSSLKTLGETLTFPPSLFPEDPQWENYRLATESMPFFHYLKNSVIVSVATVVLQLVSVTLAAYAFARYSFKGKNLAFGTVIVTMMVPTQLTFLTIYVMFAELEMINTYSTLILPSATSALGYLC from the coding sequence TTGAAACCATTAGTAAAAATCTCAAAGATTATCATGAATACATTGATTTTTCTTGTGTTTGCTTTTCCGTTTTTTTGGTTAGTCAGTTCATCGTTGAAAACATTAGGTGAAACATTAACATTCCCACCTTCTCTCTTTCCAGAAGATCCACAATGGGAAAATTATCGGTTAGCAACAGAATCAATGCCGTTTTTTCATTATCTTAAAAACTCAGTTATTGTTTCAGTAGCAACCGTGGTGTTGCAATTAGTATCTGTGACATTAGCTGCGTATGCTTTTGCTAGGTATAGTTTTAAAGGGAAGAATTTGGCTTTTGGGACTGTAATCGTAACGATGATGGTTCCTACCCAATTAACTTTCTTAACAATTTATGTGATGTTTGCTGAACTAGAAATGATTAATACTTACTCGACACTAATTTTGCCTTCAGCAACCAGTGCATTGGGATATTTATGTTAA
- a CDS encoding carbohydrate ABC transporter permease, whose translation MLRQTFMRIPNELIEAAKLDRASELTIVRKIMMPIARPTIVTLSLLTFIGSWNEYFWPLTMTTNDTVRTLPVGVASLINAETGTNYHILMAGNVLLILPIVIIYLFAHRQIIQAFTYTGEK comes from the coding sequence ATGTTAAGACAAACCTTTATGCGCATTCCAAATGAACTTATAGAGGCTGCTAAGTTGGATCGAGCCTCAGAGTTAACGATTGTTAGAAAAATAATGATGCCAATTGCGCGTCCTACCATTGTTACTCTTTCGTTATTAACCTTTATTGGTTCATGGAATGAATATTTTTGGCCATTAACTATGACAACTAATGACACTGTAAGAACCTTGCCTGTAGGTGTGGCTTCATTAATAAATGCCGAAACGGGGACAAATTATCACATATTAATGGCAGGGAATGTTTTGTTGATACTCCCGATTGTTATAATTTATTTATTTGCACATCGTCAAATAATTCAAGCTTTTACTTATACCGGTGAAAAATAA
- the pyrF gene encoding orotidine-5'-phosphate decarboxylase produces MDKNLPIVALDIQHQEAVREFLSAFEGEKLNLKVGMELFYSEGAPLIKELKASGHDIFLDLKLHDIPTTVERAMEVLTLLEVDMLTIHASGGVEMMKAAIRGLEAGTKKTGKKPLLVAVTQLTSTTISQLRDEQKIAVTMKESVTHYAELAMQAGIEGVVCSPQEVSTLKESSNNQLITVTPGIRLNKENRHDQKRIATPFEAGEVGSDFIVVGRPITESKTPVAIYNEIRSQWEAGRAAYKERN; encoded by the coding sequence ATGGATAAAAATTTACCAATTGTTGCCTTAGACATCCAACACCAAGAAGCAGTCCGTGAGTTTTTAAGTGCGTTTGAAGGGGAAAAGTTAAACCTTAAAGTAGGAATGGAATTATTTTATTCTGAAGGTGCCCCGTTAATTAAAGAATTGAAAGCTTCCGGTCATGATATCTTTTTAGATCTTAAATTACACGATATACCAACGACCGTTGAACGAGCGATGGAAGTCTTAACGTTATTGGAAGTAGATATGTTAACCATTCATGCCAGTGGTGGTGTTGAAATGATGAAAGCCGCCATCCGCGGTTTAGAAGCTGGCACTAAAAAAACCGGTAAAAAACCCCTACTAGTCGCTGTTACACAACTAACATCCACGACCATCTCACAATTGCGCGATGAACAAAAAATAGCGGTAACGATGAAAGAAAGTGTAACACACTATGCTGAGTTAGCTATGCAAGCAGGGATTGAAGGCGTTGTGTGTTCCCCACAAGAAGTGAGCACCTTAAAAGAATCATCCAACAACCAATTAATTACCGTCACACCAGGGATTCGCTTAAACAAAGAAAACCGTCATGATCAAAAACGAATTGCGACACCATTTGAAGCTGGCGAAGTCGGAAGTGACTTCATCGTCGTTGGTCGCCCTATTACGGAATCAAAAACGCCGGTTGCAATTTACAACGAAATACGCAGTCAATGGGAAGCCGGAAGAGCTGCCTATAAGGAGAGAAATTAG